The Candidatus Diapherotrites archaeon genomic interval TAATTCCATTTTAGCGGCTCTTCGGTTATCTCTTTTATTTGCTCAGATTTTATCATCCCCCGATCGCCTACAAATACTACCCTCTCTGCTCCATAATTCTTCTTTATCTTCTCTAATTGATTGACTACCGTTTTATAATCATTCGTATTCCCTTTAAATACCTCTACAGTTAGGGGATACCCATCTTTATCGGTTAAAAGTCCAATCACTATCTGTTTCTTACCTTTTACAGCCCCTCTTGGATATCCATACTCAGATAAAGCCATCTTTTCTCCCTCAACATAGGTTGAGGTAACATCATATAAAAATATTGCCTTGGTTCCCTGCGGGCTTTCCTTTAGCATCTTCTTCCATATTCTTTGTTCAATCCTTTCCTGATTTTCGCTTAACCAGACTAATGTTTCATATAAATCATCTTCATCAAATCTTATCTCTTTTTTGAATACCTCGTCTATTGCCTGGCCTTTTGACCAGAAATTAGCAATATACCATCTTGACCTCTGCGATATTATCTGACCAGCAATCATTATCAAGGCTAATATCGCAGGTCTATTTCTGCC includes:
- a CDS encoding IS1634 family transposase: MYVQRISKRVKDKVYTTILLMKSIRQGKKVDHKTIANITKWPPHIISALEFSLKGGKIEEIKEIGEYQRKQGKSYGALKVVVEVARWLGIEESLGRNRPAILALIMIAGQIISQRSRWYIANFWSKGQAIDEVFKKEIRFDEDDLYETLVWLSENQERIEQRIWKKMLKESPQGTKAIFLYDVTSTYVEGEKMALSEYGYPRGAVKGKKQIVIGLLTDKDGYPLTVEVFKGNTNDYKTVVNQLEKIKKNYGAERVVFVGDRGMIKSEQIKEITEEPLKWNYITAITKPQIEKMISDGIIQLGLFDEKLCEIEDNEIRYIMRRNPMRAEEIKKNLEARIVCIE